Below is a window of Tolypothrix bouteillei VB521301 DNA.
ACAAGTTCAAGCACTAGCAGTTCCGCAAAACACGGAGTTACAAAAGTCCACAATCAAGCTAATTAATTCCCTCAGAAAGCGATCGGCTTTTCGCAGGTTCAGTGGTGGAGAGGAGTGAGTGAGTAATGTTCAAGAGCAAAATTTATCTTCGATTGGGGAATAGAGAATGGGGCATAAGGAAGAGGGAATGGGAAAGAATAACACGACAATATTTCCCTACTCCCTACACTCCGTTAGTTTTATTATTACCGATCGCCCTTTGTCTTTTCCCTTCAGGTGTTGCATTCGGACAAGGAGGAGACAAGGTAGACAAGGGGGACAAGGTAGAACCTTCTCCCTTGTCCCTTGCTTCCCCATCTCTAAGGATTGTTGTGAACAGCAATCAAGATGGTGATATTAAAGCTGATGACCAGCTAACTTTACGAGAAGCTATTGAATTGGCTAACGGGACGCTTTCTACCGAGCGATTGAGCAGTGCAGAAAAAGCACAAATCCAACCAGCAACTGATGGTGGTTCTCGCATTGAATTTAATCTTCCTGCGGGTGCTACTGCCATCCAGTTACAGAAACAATTGCCCGATCTAGCTGCTGCGGGATTGGTTATAGATGGCACCACTCAGCCCGGATACGATGCTTCTGGTTCGGCTACTGCTGAAATTGCAATTCCAATTCCTGTGGTAGCAATTTCTCCCGCACCAGAACGCGAAATTTTTCGCGGTTTAACAGTAGTGGCTGATGGCATCACAATTCGGGGTTTAAACCTTTACGGTTTTACAGCTAGCCCAATTAAACAACAACTGGGCAATTTACTGATATATGATGGCAAACCCAAACCAGCCACTCTCACCACGCCACCAGGGGATATAGTCATTTCCCATCCTCTCCCACCCCCAAATACCAGCCAACAGCAACCCCCAAATGATGATTTTCCGTTTTATGAAAAAAATGTTCCTCCAAAAAACGTTGTCATTGAAAACAACTGGTTGGGATTGACTCTAGATGAAAAATTACCAGAGTCAACCTCAGCTTTTGGAGTTTATGTTTTTAACTCTCAAGGGGCAACCATTCGACGCAACCGAATTTATTACCATGAAGGAAGTGCTATTATCACTTCAGTACGTGGTGAAAATACGGTAGTCACTGAAAATATTATTGTGGGTAACGGGCTGGCTGGCATGCCAGATGCTTTGCGATTTGAAGGTGTAGTGAATAAATCCAAGATTGTTGGCAATTTGATTTGTGCTAACGATGGTGCTGGAGTGTATTTATTTAAACCAGAAGGGGATGTTCAAATTCAGAATAACCGCATCACCTATAATGGCAGGCGTTTGCGACGTGCAGCAGTTTATTTGATGGGTAGCAACCATCAGGTAACGGGTAACGAAATTGATTATCAAACCGGACCCGGTGTTGTAGTTTCGGCTTTCCCCAATACTCAGGGCAATATCATTCAAAATAACAAATTTGCTGCGTTAGAAGGGTTGAGCATTGACCTCAATACCCAAGGAAATTTGGATGTCAGCGATTTTCAAAGAGGTGACGGTCCAAATCCCCGCCGCAATTCCTCCAATCGGCGATTGGATACGGGGAATGCTGCGATTAACGCTCCAGAATTTGCTACAAGGACGTTTGTACCTACTGGTAATAGCGTCACTTTACAAGGAAAAGCTGACCCCGGTTCGGAAGTCACAATTTATCGTTTGAGCGATTATCAAACAGGTAAAGAAGCACTCTACGAACCCGGTTATGGAGCTTTAAGAGAACCTTTAGGAAATGCACAAGTTGACGAAAAAGGCAAGTTTAGTATTGCGATAGAAAATTTACAAAATGGGGAGATTGTAAGCGCGATCGCCACCAACCCCAAATACGGAACGTCCGAACCTGCCGTTGCTGCATTTATTGGGACGAGAGCAATTTCTACCAACCCAACTCCAGACGCAAAAACCCAGAGAATTCAACCCCCGCAGTGTACAACACGCCCCGTACCGCCAGAACCACCACCACAACCAGAACCGCCACCAGAAACACCACCAGAACCAA
It encodes the following:
- a CDS encoding OmpA family protein, producing MFKSKIYLRLGNREWGIRKREWERITRQYFPTPYTPLVLLLPIALCLFPSGVAFGQGGDKVDKGDKVEPSPLSLASPSLRIVVNSNQDGDIKADDQLTLREAIELANGTLSTERLSSAEKAQIQPATDGGSRIEFNLPAGATAIQLQKQLPDLAAAGLVIDGTTQPGYDASGSATAEIAIPIPVVAISPAPEREIFRGLTVVADGITIRGLNLYGFTASPIKQQLGNLLIYDGKPKPATLTTPPGDIVISHPLPPPNTSQQQPPNDDFPFYEKNVPPKNVVIENNWLGLTLDEKLPESTSAFGVYVFNSQGATIRRNRIYYHEGSAIITSVRGENTVVTENIIVGNGLAGMPDALRFEGVVNKSKIVGNLICANDGAGVYLFKPEGDVQIQNNRITYNGRRLRRAAVYLMGSNHQVTGNEIDYQTGPGVVVSAFPNTQGNIIQNNKFAALEGLSIDLNTQGNLDVSDFQRGDGPNPRRNSSNRRLDTGNAAINAPEFATRTFVPTGNSVTLQGKADPGSEVTIYRLSDYQTGKEALYEPGYGALREPLGNAQVDEKGKFSIAIENLQNGEIVSAIATNPKYGTSEPAVAAFIGTRAISTNPTPDAKTQRIQPPQCTTRPVPPEPPPQPEPPPETPPEPIRIQVPRNVHFALDKSFISQESAAVLDRVAEVLQQYPFIVIELQGHTDPRASDAYNQALGRRRALSVRNYLLRKGIQPERMTIRSFGESRRKVPGGTGVVDYARDRRVEIIFTDVRGIDLIIEDQEQDLQIERRRGRR